A section of the Shimia isoporae genome encodes:
- a CDS encoding efflux RND transporter periplasmic adaptor subunit, whose amino-acid sequence MGGKKTIVTTFEVKAEAFTDSFRSVGTAKAKANVMVESETAGRVTEVHFGPNQLIQAGAPLVTIEDRVEQIALRSAKANLAEARATLKRYDTLREAGSGAVSAVSVTEAGTQVEIAEAAVERAEYDLDLKTIRAPISGTLGLTDVEPGMYLGLASEIVKITDQTYLSVEFGLPDRASGIVQVGQTVWLTTGSLPGRVFEGTVDGFDGQIDSTTRTIKVRAGIENAQGLMLPGMVFNVILDDQNAPLPVVPANAITWSRQGAAVWTVKNGKAEPVLVSIRHRENDRVWLNGDLPDGTSVIVEGVQKVRQGEEVTTKELVDARRKSQTSQDGDTN is encoded by the coding sequence ATGGGTGGAAAAAAGACCATCGTCACGACCTTTGAGGTCAAAGCCGAGGCCTTCACCGATAGCTTTCGATCGGTTGGGACAGCCAAAGCCAAGGCCAACGTTATGGTGGAATCCGAAACGGCGGGACGGGTGACCGAGGTTCATTTTGGACCCAATCAGCTGATCCAAGCGGGCGCACCCTTGGTCACAATCGAAGATCGCGTGGAACAGATCGCCTTGCGTTCAGCCAAGGCCAACCTTGCCGAAGCCCGCGCAACGCTTAAGCGGTATGACACATTGAGAGAAGCTGGAAGCGGCGCTGTTTCTGCAGTGAGTGTAACTGAAGCAGGCACTCAGGTTGAAATCGCCGAGGCCGCCGTAGAGCGGGCGGAATACGATCTGGATCTAAAAACGATACGCGCACCGATCTCAGGTACGCTCGGGCTCACTGATGTAGAACCGGGCATGTATTTAGGCCTGGCGTCTGAAATTGTGAAAATCACGGATCAAACGTATCTCTCCGTGGAATTCGGCCTTCCGGATCGCGCCTCTGGAATCGTACAGGTTGGTCAGACGGTTTGGTTGACAACTGGATCGCTGCCAGGTCGCGTATTTGAAGGAACTGTCGATGGCTTTGACGGACAGATTGACAGCACCACGCGCACCATAAAGGTGCGTGCGGGCATCGAAAATGCCCAAGGCTTGATGTTGCCTGGCATGGTGTTCAACGTCATTCTGGATGACCAAAACGCGCCGCTTCCGGTGGTACCCGCTAATGCGATCACCTGGAGCCGCCAAGGCGCCGCGGTGTGGACTGTCAAAAACGGGAAAGCCGAACCAGTGCTGGTCAGTATCCGGCACCGCGAGAACGATCGGGTTTGGCTGAACGGTGATCTGCCTGACGGGACATCGGTGATCGTCGAAGGCGTGCAGAAGGTGCGTCAAGGCGAAGAAGTGACAACGAAGGAGCTGGTTGATGCCCGTCGGAAGTCGCAAACCAGTCAGGACGGGGACACAAACTGA
- a CDS encoding efflux RND transporter permease subunit, with the protein MPHRKIHTGFADIFVKRPILAIVVNLLIAIAGLAALNGVEVREMPSVEQPVISVRINWDGAAPETVDAEVTSVVEDALAQLDGLKAVSATSSYGSSRLTIDLTENTDIDTAANEVREIISATERQLPDGIDDPVVSKNDSDSDPIMRLALLGSAPLDEMTRLADNFISDRLSTIDGVAEVQVLGGQENEFRVQVFLTALVGRGLDLSDVETALKTLRIDTAMGDLESGSQSVLLRSADPEVTEEAIGELRIDAHTRVGDIALIDYTGADDDIYARVDGQTAVSLNIVRQSMSNTLTISQNVRAELSNIQAQLPAGMRLVIVADDGLFVERSINEVSTTIGIAVLIVIAVIFAFLRSWRAVLIPAVTIPVSLTGAIAAIWLAGFSVNTITLLALVLATGMVVDDAIVVVENIVRRRHQGMGASLAAATGTNEVFFAVISTTATLAAVFIPISFLPGQAGGIFAEFGFVLAFCVMLSSFVALTLAPMMAAKLDPGRGGEQLKDAETPPRGLVAVYQRIVSAALNAPLLAIAAALAFAILSFGTYGNLTSALTPTEDRGVFFIRGKGPAGASLAFTDEQITKVESILQPHVDSGEINAVQSIIGAGGSSSAFVVVSLADWDDRDRSAQELLAEINPQLMRIPGISVFAISPNSLGIRGAGRGLQFAVVGNDYNSLAEEGDALVAAMEEDPTFSNPTLSYDTTTPLLSVEIDREMATELGLSPANIATTINTLTQGQVATEVFLDGEETDIRMVPGGKPIEDPSDIENVWARTNKGDFVPLSSVVTLTPSSTASSLAREDRARAVPGEANLGAGVSLGQAAQRAEELAAEVLSDSARLIFRGEAATLEESQSGTLLVFGIALLVVLLVLSAQFESFASAAVIMLTVPFGLGAAVMAIWLSGGTLNYYSQIGLVILIGIMAKNGILVVEFANQLRERGLDVDTAIRDAVRMRLRPVMMTAISTVMGGLPLVLASGAGAEAREAVGWVIVGGLGFATVFTLFLIPVFYRLIAPLGGIPGENARLLEAETTAARMRT; encoded by the coding sequence ATGCCCCACCGCAAAATTCACACGGGCTTTGCCGACATCTTCGTCAAACGCCCGATACTTGCCATCGTTGTGAACCTACTGATCGCCATCGCCGGCCTTGCCGCGCTGAACGGCGTCGAGGTGCGCGAAATGCCGAGCGTCGAACAACCTGTAATTTCCGTGCGTATCAATTGGGACGGCGCTGCCCCGGAGACCGTGGACGCCGAAGTCACATCAGTCGTTGAGGACGCTCTCGCGCAGCTTGATGGTCTAAAAGCTGTGTCTGCCACTTCGTCTTATGGTTCCAGCCGTTTGACCATAGACTTGACGGAAAACACCGACATAGACACTGCGGCCAACGAGGTGCGTGAAATCATCTCTGCGACCGAACGACAATTGCCAGACGGCATAGACGATCCGGTTGTGTCCAAAAACGACAGTGACAGTGATCCGATCATGCGGCTGGCGCTTCTCGGCAGCGCGCCTTTGGACGAAATGACTCGGCTGGCGGACAACTTCATTTCAGACCGGCTGTCGACAATCGATGGCGTCGCCGAAGTACAGGTTTTGGGCGGGCAGGAAAACGAATTCCGAGTGCAGGTTTTTCTCACAGCACTCGTGGGACGTGGTCTGGATCTGAGCGACGTAGAAACGGCTTTGAAAACGCTTCGCATCGATACGGCAATGGGTGATCTTGAAAGCGGCAGTCAGTCCGTTTTGCTCCGCTCAGCCGATCCAGAGGTTACAGAGGAGGCAATCGGCGAACTGCGGATCGATGCGCACACCCGCGTCGGCGACATTGCACTGATCGACTATACCGGTGCAGATGACGACATTTACGCACGTGTCGATGGTCAAACCGCGGTGAGCCTGAACATCGTGCGACAATCAATGTCCAATACGCTGACCATTTCACAAAACGTGCGGGCCGAACTGAGTAATATTCAGGCACAACTACCGGCTGGCATGCGGTTAGTCATCGTGGCGGATGATGGCCTTTTCGTTGAACGCTCCATCAACGAAGTAAGCACGACGATTGGCATCGCGGTTCTCATCGTGATCGCTGTAATCTTTGCCTTTTTACGCAGTTGGCGTGCCGTTCTCATTCCTGCGGTGACAATCCCGGTGTCCCTGACAGGTGCCATCGCCGCGATCTGGTTGGCCGGGTTTTCGGTCAACACGATCACCCTGCTGGCACTGGTTTTGGCAACCGGTATGGTCGTGGATGACGCAATCGTTGTGGTTGAGAACATCGTCCGCAGGCGACATCAAGGCATGGGTGCATCGCTCGCAGCGGCGACCGGAACCAACGAGGTTTTCTTTGCGGTGATTTCGACGACAGCAACATTGGCTGCGGTGTTCATCCCGATTTCCTTTTTACCCGGACAGGCAGGTGGAATCTTCGCGGAGTTCGGTTTTGTGCTCGCGTTCTGCGTTATGTTGTCGTCATTTGTTGCGTTGACGCTCGCACCAATGATGGCCGCGAAACTCGATCCCGGGCGTGGCGGAGAACAGTTGAAAGATGCCGAGACGCCGCCCCGAGGTTTGGTCGCCGTGTATCAGCGTATTGTCAGTGCCGCCCTGAATGCACCTCTGCTGGCCATCGCAGCAGCGCTGGCTTTCGCCATCTTGTCATTCGGCACCTACGGCAACCTCACATCGGCCCTGACCCCGACAGAAGACCGAGGTGTATTCTTTATCCGGGGAAAAGGTCCCGCAGGAGCAAGTCTTGCCTTCACCGATGAGCAGATCACCAAAGTTGAAAGCATTTTGCAGCCGCATGTGGACAGCGGAGAAATCAATGCAGTGCAATCCATCATTGGCGCAGGAGGCAGTTCCAGTGCCTTTGTCGTCGTAAGCCTCGCTGACTGGGACGACCGCGACCGCAGCGCTCAGGAATTGCTTGCCGAGATCAACCCACAACTGATGCGAATACCCGGCATCTCGGTTTTTGCGATTTCGCCCAATAGCCTCGGTATTCGGGGTGCAGGTCGTGGATTGCAATTTGCCGTGGTGGGCAATGACTACAACAGTCTTGCTGAAGAAGGCGACGCTCTGGTCGCAGCGATGGAAGAAGACCCGACATTTTCAAACCCGACATTGTCCTACGACACAACGACGCCGCTGCTGTCGGTTGAAATCGACCGAGAAATGGCCACTGAACTTGGCCTTTCTCCCGCCAATATCGCCACCACAATCAACACGCTCACGCAGGGACAAGTCGCGACCGAAGTATTTCTGGACGGCGAAGAAACCGACATTCGAATGGTACCAGGAGGAAAGCCGATCGAGGATCCGTCCGACATCGAAAATGTCTGGGCGAGAACAAACAAAGGGGACTTTGTGCCGCTTTCATCGGTTGTCACATTGACCCCGTCATCAACGGCATCATCGCTAGCACGCGAGGACCGCGCCCGTGCTGTACCGGGGGAGGCAAATCTTGGCGCTGGAGTGAGCTTGGGACAAGCCGCTCAGCGGGCAGAAGAACTGGCGGCCGAAGTTCTTTCAGACAGCGCGCGACTGATCTTTCGCGGTGAGGCCGCAACCCTGGAAGAGAGCCAGTCGGGCACCTTGCTGGTCTTCGGTATTGCACTTTTGGTGGTCTTGTTGGTGCTTTCCGCACAGTTCGAGAGTTTTGCGTCTGCGGCGGTTATCATGCTCACCGTCCCTTTTGGCCTTGGGGCCGCAGTCATGGCGATCTGGTTATCGGGTGGGACACTCAACTACTACAGCCAGATTGGACTGGTGATCCTAATCGGCATCATGGCCAAAAACGGCATACTCGTGGTGGAATTTGCCAACCAGCTTCGTGAACGCGGCCTTGATGTGGACACAGCCATTCGAGACGCAGTGCGAATGCGCCTGCGCCCTGTGATGATGACGGCGATCTCGACCGTTATGGGAGGTCTTCCGCTGGTGCTGGCCTCTGGAGCCGGGGCAGAAGCTCGCGAAGCCGTGGGCTGGGTAATCGTGGGCGGATTGGGGTTCGCCACGGTGTTTACCCTTTTTCTGATCCCTGTGTTTTATCGTCTGATTGCTCCCCTGGGAGGCATCCCAGGTGAAAACGCGCGCTTGCTGGAAGCCGAGACAACAGCAGCCCGCATGCGCACCTGA
- a CDS encoding ATP-binding protein codes for MSAVFLTKHPKGAMKGRIGFRQRLTLLLSGLLFLFVSGAVYINTMAQIDHVSHHLDEDITAYGSALTKISAPFIREGRHNDLRLVFDEWATLPNLSSVRVVSAANVLLVPDRHNRNMDQMVNVHDVLAHRVHQSRSREQERRSGYLDVGFPILDGGEYLGVVRMTYLTSVESQLLLQTAARNIALGVVFFIFGACLAAYSAHRIAAPLRTLTTATQRATEGDLDQQIEIKTGDEIESLAKSFNLMLARLRNRMDALENTKTELRFSRDAVEDRNQALESALRQAESAEAAKTQFVARMSHEIRTPMNGVLGMTELLADTDLSDEQRTLLSSVRSSGKSLLAIINDILDFSKIDSGRMELRNEIFETSDLTEDPIKTLSLLASEAGITLLARVDPSLPNRIAGDALRMKQVVVNLVGNAIKFTQKGHVFIEAKRELDAEGREWLRVDVSDTGVGIPEDRLATVFDEFSQVGGQYGRTVEGTGLGLAISKGFVELMGGRIWVRSELGTGSTFSFSVPLQPATSDEPPIASQETVLAGLKAALAFHNPLGAQIVAERMRLWGLEVIEESDPQRLRELAGSNGEQPVDLMVIDHDLLPSVQDAGGFPNKASDDGQAPTVISLKPMRALKKDCSHLETCVDRVIVRPSTPEMLRATLLEVTGRRDVTESGDRAEGGQHEDAVDLGDLKVLVVDDNQTNRLLIELFLKRQGIAFESAENGVQAVAKTRSFAPDLVLMDVAMPEMNGLDATRAIRSAEVGRRVKPCTIIGLTAHTTPQDTANCLQAGMNAHMSKPVSFSLLRKTLRELAVAKEEAATDVA; via the coding sequence ATGAGCGCAGTTTTTTTGACCAAGCACCCCAAAGGGGCCATGAAAGGCAGAATTGGTTTCCGGCAACGTTTGACGCTGTTGCTGTCCGGCCTTTTGTTCCTGTTTGTTTCAGGCGCAGTTTACATCAACACGATGGCCCAGATCGACCATGTCAGCCATCACCTTGACGAGGACATAACGGCCTATGGCTCTGCTTTAACTAAGATTTCTGCGCCTTTTATTCGCGAAGGACGCCACAATGACCTTCGTCTGGTGTTTGACGAATGGGCCACACTTCCCAACCTGTCTTCAGTTCGTGTTGTGAGCGCAGCAAATGTGCTTTTGGTGCCGGACCGGCACAACCGAAACATGGATCAGATGGTCAATGTGCACGACGTATTGGCGCATCGGGTGCATCAAAGCCGATCCCGTGAACAGGAACGCCGTAGCGGTTATCTTGATGTCGGGTTCCCGATTCTCGATGGCGGAGAATACCTTGGCGTAGTGCGGATGACGTATCTTACGTCCGTCGAATCGCAACTGCTTTTGCAAACGGCAGCGCGAAATATCGCGCTGGGTGTGGTGTTCTTCATCTTTGGCGCATGCTTGGCGGCCTATTCAGCTCATCGCATTGCCGCTCCTCTAAGGACACTGACAACCGCGACACAACGGGCGACCGAAGGCGATTTAGACCAGCAGATAGAAATCAAAACCGGGGATGAAATCGAAAGTCTGGCTAAGTCTTTCAATTTGATGCTGGCACGTCTTCGCAATCGCATGGATGCACTTGAAAACACAAAAACCGAACTGAGATTTTCGCGTGATGCGGTGGAAGACCGGAACCAAGCCCTTGAAAGCGCACTGCGACAGGCGGAATCGGCCGAGGCCGCCAAGACCCAATTTGTGGCTCGCATGAGCCACGAAATCCGTACGCCGATGAACGGCGTTTTGGGGATGACGGAATTGCTTGCGGATACGGATCTATCGGATGAACAGCGCACATTGCTGTCGTCGGTGCGATCGTCCGGCAAATCTCTTTTGGCCATAATCAATGATATTCTTGATTTCTCCAAAATCGACAGCGGGCGCATGGAGCTGCGAAACGAAATATTTGAAACGTCCGATCTGACGGAAGATCCAATCAAGACGCTGTCTCTGCTTGCAAGCGAAGCAGGCATCACCTTGCTTGCGCGCGTTGATCCAAGCCTACCAAACAGGATTGCCGGCGACGCGCTGCGAATGAAACAGGTGGTGGTTAATCTTGTAGGCAACGCCATCAAATTTACCCAGAAAGGCCATGTGTTCATCGAGGCGAAGCGGGAACTGGACGCGGAGGGCCGGGAGTGGCTGCGCGTCGACGTGAGTGACACAGGTGTCGGCATCCCAGAGGACCGTCTGGCGACCGTATTCGATGAATTTTCGCAAGTGGGCGGTCAATACGGCCGGACGGTTGAGGGGACAGGTCTAGGCCTCGCGATTTCCAAAGGCTTCGTCGAATTGATGGGTGGCCGCATCTGGGTGCGTTCGGAGTTGGGGACAGGCTCGACGTTCTCTTTCTCTGTGCCCCTGCAGCCTGCAACCTCTGACGAACCACCAATCGCTTCACAAGAAACTGTGCTCGCCGGTCTCAAGGCAGCGTTGGCATTTCACAATCCGCTCGGCGCGCAGATCGTTGCCGAAAGAATGCGCCTATGGGGGCTTGAAGTCATCGAGGAAAGTGACCCACAGCGGTTGCGCGAGCTTGCCGGATCCAATGGTGAGCAGCCTGTCGATCTGATGGTGATTGACCATGACCTTTTGCCAAGTGTGCAGGATGCTGGCGGCTTCCCGAACAAAGCGTCGGACGATGGACAAGCTCCGACCGTAATTTCGCTCAAACCGATGCGAGCGCTTAAGAAAGACTGCAGTCATCTTGAAACCTGTGTCGACCGCGTGATTGTGAGGCCGTCAACGCCCGAGATGCTGCGGGCCACCTTGCTTGAAGTAACCGGGCGGCGTGATGTCACCGAGTCTGGCGATCGTGCCGAAGGCGGCCAGCACGAAGACGCAGTCGATCTTGGCGACCTCAAAGTTCTGGTCGTAGATGACAACCAGACAAACCGGCTATTGATTGAACTGTTCCTGAAGCGCCAGGGCATTGCCTTTGAAAGTGCCGAAAACGGGGTTCAAGCCGTTGCCAAAACCCGCAGCTTCGCGCCGGATTTGGTGCTCATGGATGTGGCAATGCCAGAGATGAACGGGCTTGATGCAACGCGCGCCATCCGCAGCGCGGAAGTGGGGCGCCGGGTAAAACCTTGCACGATCATCGGATTGACGGCGCACACCACGCCTCAGGACACGGCGAATTGTCTTCAGGCGGGAATGAACGCCCACATGAGCAAACCAGTTTCTTTCTCCCTTCTTCGGAAAACGCTGCGAGAACTTGCGGTTGCCAAAGAGGAAGCCGCGACAGACGTGGCCTGA
- a CDS encoding ABC-type transport auxiliary lipoprotein family protein, translated as MRHLFPFFVVLGALVLSGCAGLGTINRAAQPTDLFALTPKSTFDSGLPRLRQQIVIEEPTATAAVDTDQIAVHPTPLQVEYLPRVRWVDRAPLIVQALLIESFENSGKVAAVGRSTVGLRPDYIIVTDVREFQANLPNSEDKDGPLEIHVRLNLKIIDSFSDHIIGSNSFGEVVLTQSDETLDIAQAFDTALGRAMRKSVEWSIRKIYGHAQANPRPTLR; from the coding sequence ATGAGACACCTGTTTCCCTTTTTTGTGGTTCTGGGAGCGCTTGTGTTGAGTGGATGCGCTGGACTGGGCACGATCAATCGGGCTGCACAACCAACCGATCTTTTCGCGCTGACTCCAAAAAGCACGTTTGATAGTGGGCTCCCGCGGCTGCGCCAGCAGATTGTTATCGAAGAGCCGACGGCGACAGCAGCCGTCGACACCGACCAGATTGCTGTACATCCAACCCCGCTTCAGGTGGAATATCTACCCCGCGTACGTTGGGTGGACCGAGCGCCGCTGATTGTGCAGGCTCTGTTGATTGAAAGCTTTGAAAACAGCGGCAAAGTGGCGGCTGTGGGCAGGTCAACGGTCGGACTTCGGCCGGATTATATCATCGTGACAGACGTGCGCGAGTTTCAGGCAAATTTGCCCAACAGCGAAGACAAAGACGGGCCGCTGGAAATCCATGTACGCCTGAACCTTAAGATCATCGACAGTTTCAGCGATCACATCATCGGCTCGAACTCCTTTGGAGAGGTTGTCCTAACTCAAAGCGACGAGACGCTAGATATCGCGCAGGCATTTGACACCGCGCTTGGACGCGCAATGCGCAAATCAGTGGAATGGAGCATTCGCAAAATCTATGGCCATGCACAGGCCAATCCACGTCCGACTCTGCGGTGA
- a CDS encoding MCE family protein produces the protein METRANYVLIGLFALLGLIGSFAFLLWLAKLDVDRRFAYYEVTFENVSGLGMAGDVRYNGLPVGQVVDLQLDNENPSLVRVRLEVDADTPIKTDTIAQLNSLGVTGVSFVALSGGSPDAALLGSGGEITSERSTFQTLMEGAPELLEEAISLLEDVRSVVSDDNKESVSELLSNLASASGKLDRTLEDFEGLSADLGSAAREIADFTDTLEGLSDTAEITLNEATDTLVSIRGAADRTQGTLDSARTAFDTANELVTGELKELVARGADAATALDTILQTVEPSAIAAFDAANGLISERLPGFVDQIESTAKTLETEVSAVSESATSLMQRYETVGEAFQQRVAQTEQAIESVKVATDAATATLNSVKDTADTATELLSEEVAALAQEATATLAETRAIAQDRLPGLIDTANSTLGTIQQETQQLGESAGVMIVEATARLQQAEETLAGFRSALENSDKMLTSLTTTADSVTTLVEGDATTFLLDATAAAEAAKAALETINASVDEELPALMSDVRSAAKGASDVIVSLGDSVDVLSADGREALETATVAFRNANDTLAAIYSAMETAETTLTTADQTFAAANEILDGDVDAIVSDVRGAVDAFAGMVTEVSDDIQLASSEVLSASESAANLVGTVDTIVQDNQRQVSDFLRVGLPQFLRFIEESRYLVGNLDRLVDRIERDPARFLLGTQGSEFSR, from the coding sequence GCTGATCGGGCTTTTTGCCCTCCTTGGCCTGATTGGATCGTTTGCCTTCCTCTTGTGGTTGGCGAAGCTCGATGTCGATCGGCGGTTCGCGTACTACGAAGTCACATTCGAGAATGTTTCCGGCCTCGGGATGGCCGGAGACGTGCGCTACAACGGATTGCCGGTTGGGCAGGTCGTCGACCTTCAATTGGATAACGAAAACCCCTCTCTGGTGCGCGTCCGGCTTGAAGTAGATGCAGACACGCCGATCAAGACAGACACAATAGCGCAACTCAATTCGCTCGGTGTAACTGGTGTGAGTTTTGTTGCGTTGTCAGGTGGTTCTCCTGACGCGGCGCTGCTTGGTTCCGGTGGTGAAATCACTTCTGAGCGGAGCACTTTCCAAACTTTGATGGAAGGCGCTCCCGAGTTGCTCGAAGAAGCAATCTCGCTGCTGGAAGATGTCCGCAGTGTGGTCAGTGATGACAACAAAGAATCGGTTTCTGAACTGTTGAGCAATTTGGCGTCCGCGTCCGGCAAGCTTGATCGCACCTTGGAAGATTTCGAAGGTCTATCTGCAGATCTAGGCTCGGCTGCACGCGAAATCGCTGATTTCACGGACACACTCGAAGGGTTGTCTGATACTGCGGAAATCACATTGAACGAAGCGACGGATACGCTCGTCTCCATTCGGGGAGCAGCTGATCGTACTCAGGGCACGCTGGACAGTGCGCGCACTGCGTTTGATACCGCCAATGAGCTGGTAACCGGCGAGCTCAAAGAGCTGGTTGCCCGTGGCGCCGATGCGGCGACCGCGCTGGATACTATTCTGCAAACCGTGGAGCCTTCGGCGATTGCGGCCTTTGACGCAGCCAACGGATTGATTTCCGAACGTCTGCCCGGCTTTGTCGATCAGATCGAAAGCACTGCGAAAACACTCGAGACGGAAGTCAGCGCCGTCAGCGAGTCTGCGACCTCCTTGATGCAAAGGTACGAAACAGTAGGGGAAGCGTTCCAACAGCGTGTGGCGCAAACGGAGCAGGCCATCGAGTCTGTCAAAGTTGCGACTGACGCGGCAACGGCAACATTGAACTCCGTAAAGGACACGGCCGACACCGCAACAGAGCTATTGAGCGAAGAAGTGGCAGCATTGGCACAGGAAGCAACAGCAACGTTGGCAGAAACGCGGGCGATTGCCCAGGATCGGTTGCCTGGCTTGATCGATACGGCCAACTCTACCTTGGGGACGATCCAGCAGGAAACCCAACAATTGGGCGAAAGCGCGGGAGTGATGATTGTCGAGGCCACAGCCCGGTTGCAGCAAGCTGAAGAAACTCTCGCCGGATTTAGATCCGCGCTGGAGAACTCTGACAAGATGCTGACATCTCTCACGACCACGGCAGACAGCGTCACAACGCTTGTTGAAGGGGACGCGACCACATTCCTATTAGACGCGACCGCCGCCGCTGAGGCAGCAAAAGCCGCGCTTGAAACCATCAACGCGTCGGTTGACGAAGAATTGCCAGCCTTGATGAGTGATGTGCGGTCGGCCGCAAAGGGAGCCAGTGACGTGATCGTGTCTTTGGGCGACTCGGTTGATGTTCTGTCTGCAGACGGCCGAGAAGCGCTTGAAACCGCGACGGTAGCATTCCGGAATGCCAACGACACGCTGGCTGCGATCTATTCGGCGATGGAAACGGCGGAGACAACGCTGACCACCGCGGATCAGACTTTTGCCGCTGCCAATGAAATTCTGGATGGGGATGTAGATGCCATCGTGAGCGACGTGCGCGGTGCAGTGGATGCCTTTGCAGGCATGGTCACGGAAGTCTCGGACGATATACAATTGGCCAGTAGCGAGGTCCTGAGCGCGTCGGAGTCCGCTGCCAATCTTGTTGGAACCGTAGATACGATCGTGCAGGACAACCAGCGGCAGGTCTCTGATTTCCTACGGGTTGGCTTGCCGCAATTCCTCAGATTTATTGAAGAAAGCCGCTATTTGGTGGGCAATCTGGATCGGCTGGTCGACCGGATTGAACGCGATCCCGCACGCTTCCTGCTTGGCACTCAAGGTTCGGAGTTCAGTCGATGA